The Actinomycetota bacterium genome contains a region encoding:
- a CDS encoding NTPase, producing the protein MAEGVSVSREGRTLRNILVTGRPGCGKTTLVLKVVRELAAAGFKARGFVTEEMREGSSRVGFMVRDLAGETAVLAHAARRVGPRVGKYGVDTLAFERVALRALDTGDEDFDLLVVDEIGRMELCSDSFRSLLPGLFDSPLPLLATVQAGDNPLTRRLLEREDVRVHGLSVSNRDEIAGVIYEELLNLLAEDGVCADPEGGTEP; encoded by the coding sequence GTGGCGGAGGGCGTGAGCGTTAGCCGGGAAGGGAGGACGCTCCGCAACATCCTGGTGACCGGGCGGCCTGGTTGCGGCAAGACCACCCTGGTGCTCAAGGTGGTCCGGGAGCTCGCCGCGGCCGGGTTCAAGGCGAGGGGCTTCGTGACCGAGGAGATGAGAGAGGGATCCTCCCGGGTCGGTTTCATGGTACGGGACCTGGCAGGGGAGACGGCGGTCCTCGCGCACGCGGCGCGCCGCGTAGGCCCCCGGGTGGGAAAATACGGCGTCGATACGCTGGCCTTCGAGAGGGTGGCCTTGAGAGCACTGGACACCGGCGACGAAGATTTCGACCTCCTGGTCGTGGACGAGATAGGACGCATGGAGCTGTGCTCGGATTCCTTCCGCTCCCTGCTACCCGGCCTCTTCGATTCCCCCCTGCCCCTGCTTGCCACCGTGCAAGCGGGGGATAATCCCCTCACGCGCCGCCTGCTGGAGCGTGAGGACGTGCGGGTGCACGGGCTGTCCGTTTCCAACCGCGACGAGATTGCGGGGGTGATATATGAGGAGTTGTTGAACCTGCTGGCTGAAGATGGTGTTTGCGCGGATCCCGAAGGAGGTACGGAGCCATGA
- the alr gene encoding alanine racemase translates to MKGREGWRPTRAVVDLECIRHNVGLFVEMAGPGCEVMAVVKADGYGHGAVETARAALQAGATRLGVALVEEGEELREAGLEAPVHLLFEPPPEAAARVIELSLTPTVYTRGFLRELSRAAAAAGKRVPVHLEVDTGMHRVGAAPEEVPSLAEEISADPGLLLEGVCTHLAMGSDPEHPFNLRQGEAFAGVLRDLERKGLRVPMRHVAASGAAAALPHLRLDMIRLGIAMYGLLPGEAFREKLDLRPALSLRTRISHLLRARGGEGVSYGLRYRCARDTWIAVLPLGYADGLNRALSGCWEVLIDGRSYPQVGTICMDLCMVDLGEDRYEPGQEVTVIGGYGEESVGVERMAAELGTINYEVVCAIGKRVPRCYLHRL, encoded by the coding sequence TTGAAGGGGAGAGAGGGCTGGAGGCCCACGCGCGCGGTGGTGGACCTGGAGTGCATCCGCCACAACGTGGGCCTCTTCGTGGAGATGGCCGGACCCGGATGCGAGGTCATGGCGGTGGTCAAGGCCGACGGCTACGGCCACGGCGCGGTGGAGACGGCGCGGGCCGCCCTGCAGGCGGGGGCGACACGGCTGGGTGTGGCCCTGGTGGAGGAGGGGGAGGAGCTCCGAGAGGCGGGCCTCGAAGCGCCGGTGCACCTTCTCTTCGAGCCTCCCCCGGAGGCGGCGGCAAGGGTGATCGAGCTCTCCTTGACCCCCACCGTCTACACGCGCGGGTTCTTACGCGAGCTGTCTCGTGCCGCAGCAGCGGCGGGTAAGAGGGTGCCGGTGCACCTGGAGGTGGATACCGGGATGCACCGCGTGGGCGCCGCCCCTGAGGAGGTCCCCTCCCTTGCGGAGGAGATATCCGCCGACCCGGGGCTCCTCCTCGAAGGGGTCTGCACCCACCTGGCCATGGGTTCGGATCCCGAACACCCTTTCAATCTCCGTCAGGGCGAGGCCTTCGCGGGCGTCCTCCGGGACCTGGAAAGGAAGGGCCTGCGCGTGCCCATGCGCCACGTTGCGGCCTCCGGGGCGGCCGCCGCCCTGCCCCACCTGCGCCTGGACATGATCAGGCTGGGGATAGCCATGTACGGCCTCCTTCCCGGCGAGGCCTTCCGGGAGAAGCTGGACTTGAGGCCGGCGCTCTCCCTGCGCACGCGCATCAGCCACCTGCTGAGGGCGCGCGGCGGAGAGGGGGTGAGCTACGGACTGAGGTATCGCTGTGCCCGGGATACCTGGATAGCCGTCCTGCCGCTGGGCTACGCCGACGGGCTGAACCGCGCCCTCTCGGGATGCTGGGAGGTGCTCATCGACGGGAGGAGCTACCCCCAGGTGGGCACCATCTGCATGGACCTCTGCATGGTAGACCTCGGGGAAGACCGCTACGAGCCCGGCCAGGAGGTGACGGTCATAGGCGGCTACGGGGAGGAGTCGGTGGGCGTGGAGCGCATGGCGGCGGAGCTCGGGACCATCAACTACGAGGTGGTATGCGCCATCGGTAAGCGGGTGCCGAGATGCTATCTCCACCGCCTCTAG
- a CDS encoding CBS domain-containing protein: MKAARDIMSREVITVGPEATVKEMAQIMVENRIRLLPVVGEDGRVLGVVDEEDLVHQDAKVHFPTFIHFLESYIMLPGSLKRFEKELRQAVGATAGEVMESDFPAVGPLVSVEEVATLMVEKDLEYVLVLEEGRLEGVVTRQDILRTLSGA; this comes from the coding sequence GTGAAAGCGGCGCGTGACATCATGAGCCGGGAGGTCATCACCGTGGGTCCGGAAGCCACGGTGAAGGAGATGGCGCAGATCATGGTGGAGAACCGTATCCGCCTCCTCCCCGTGGTGGGCGAGGACGGTCGGGTGCTGGGGGTGGTGGACGAGGAGGACCTGGTGCACCAGGACGCCAAGGTCCATTTCCCCACTTTTATCCATTTTCTGGAAAGCTATATCATGCTGCCCGGGTCCCTCAAGCGCTTCGAAAAGGAGCTGCGCCAGGCGGTGGGCGCCACCGCGGGCGAGGTCATGGAGAGCGATTTTCCCGCCGTGGGTCCCCTGGTCAGCGTGGAGGAGGTCGCCACCCTCATGGTGGAAAAGGACCTGGAGTACGTTCTGGTTCTGGAGGAAGGGCGCCTGGAGGGCGTGGTCACACGCCAGGACATCCTCAGGACCCTGAGCGGGGCTTGA
- a CDS encoding NAD(P)H-hydrate dehydratase, which produces MRVVYPAEMAALDRAAIEAGTPSLELMERAGRHVAEQARDMLGLCAGKRIAVVAGRGNNGGDGLVAARYLSGWGAETLVVLLGEASELSRDAAANHERLLEAGGEVVGAEEGLKRLEGEGHDLVIDAVFGTGFRGAAEGVHARAIEAVNASGAPVLAVDVPSGMDAATGGVEGPAVRAARTVTFAWPKVGQYLFPGAELVGELVVVDIGIPGSLLGEVVESDIETVEEAEVAALLPRRRLDAHKGECGRVLVVAGSEGLTGAAALCARSAMRAGAGVVTLGIPRSLNAIMEVKLTEVMTLPLPDERGHLAEEALDTVLEALEGYDALALGPGLGTAPSTARVVEGLLRRARRPLVLDADGINCAAAFPGALRDRAWPTLITPHPGELGRLLGSGAREVQRSRLECAARAAGDFGCAVALKGAYTIVASPRGRLHINPVALPALATAGSGDVLTGCAAAFLAQGLDPVQAGICGVYVHARAAGIAAQLTGAVGMLAGDIVAHLPLALTALMKEGERGAKR; this is translated from the coding sequence ATGAGGGTGGTATACCCGGCCGAGATGGCCGCCCTGGACCGCGCGGCGATAGAGGCGGGCACGCCGTCGCTCGAGCTCATGGAAAGGGCTGGAAGGCACGTGGCCGAGCAGGCGCGGGACATGCTGGGGCTCTGCGCGGGCAAGAGGATCGCGGTGGTGGCGGGAAGGGGCAACAACGGGGGCGACGGACTGGTGGCCGCGCGGTACCTCTCGGGCTGGGGGGCGGAGACGCTGGTGGTGCTCCTCGGGGAAGCGTCGGAGCTCAGCCGGGACGCGGCCGCCAACCACGAACGCCTCCTGGAGGCGGGAGGAGAGGTGGTGGGGGCCGAGGAGGGCCTGAAGAGGCTTGAGGGAGAGGGCCATGACTTGGTGATCGACGCGGTCTTCGGAACCGGTTTCCGCGGCGCGGCGGAGGGAGTGCATGCCCGGGCCATCGAGGCCGTGAACGCGAGCGGCGCCCCCGTGCTGGCCGTGGACGTGCCCTCGGGGATGGACGCTGCGACGGGAGGCGTGGAGGGGCCGGCGGTGAGGGCGGCGCGTACGGTGACCTTCGCCTGGCCTAAGGTGGGCCAGTACCTGTTTCCCGGCGCGGAGCTGGTGGGGGAACTGGTGGTGGTGGATATCGGCATCCCCGGGAGTCTGCTGGGAGAGGTGGTGGAGAGCGACATCGAGACCGTCGAAGAGGCGGAGGTGGCGGCGCTGCTCCCCCGCCGGAGACTCGATGCCCACAAGGGTGAATGCGGTCGCGTGCTGGTGGTGGCGGGAAGCGAGGGGCTCACGGGTGCGGCGGCGCTCTGCGCGCGTTCCGCCATGCGGGCGGGGGCCGGGGTGGTGACCCTGGGCATCCCGCGTTCCCTCAACGCCATCATGGAGGTCAAGCTCACCGAGGTCATGACCCTTCCCCTCCCGGACGAACGCGGGCACCTGGCGGAGGAGGCATTGGATACGGTGCTGGAGGCGCTGGAGGGCTACGACGCCCTGGCGCTGGGTCCCGGGCTGGGGACCGCTCCCTCCACGGCGAGGGTGGTGGAGGGGCTGCTGCGGCGGGCTCGCAGACCGCTGGTGCTGGACGCGGACGGCATCAACTGCGCCGCCGCCTTTCCGGGAGCGCTGCGGGACAGGGCATGGCCGACCCTCATCACCCCCCACCCCGGCGAGCTGGGACGCCTGCTCGGGTCGGGCGCGCGGGAGGTGCAGCGCTCGCGCCTGGAATGCGCGGCGCGGGCCGCGGGAGATTTCGGATGCGCAGTGGCGCTCAAGGGAGCCTACACCATAGTGGCCTCGCCCCGGGGCCGGCTGCACATCAACCCCGTAGCCCTGCCCGCCCTGGCCACGGCGGGAAGCGGCGACGTCCTCACCGGCTGCGCGGCGGCATTCCTGGCCCAAGGCCTGGATCCCGTACAGGCGGGGATATGCGGGGTCTACGTACACGCCAGGGCGGCGGGGATCGCCGCGCAGTTGACGGGAGCGGTGGGGATGCTGGCGGGAGACATCGTCGCCCACCTCCCCCTGGCGCTCACGGCCCTGATGAAGGAAGGCGAAAGGGGTGCGAAAAGGTGA
- the acpS gene encoding holo-ACP synthase, translating to MRVLGIGVDLVEVERIERAVARHEGFVPRLFSPREAERCRDCSRPAVRYAACFAAKEATAKALGTGMRGFSWREVELLAEEDGRPRLVLSGKAKELAASLGISDVLVSVSHTRDMVVAVAQAVGEGP from the coding sequence ATGCGTGTCCTGGGGATAGGGGTGGACCTGGTAGAGGTGGAGAGGATCGAGAGGGCCGTGGCGCGGCACGAGGGCTTCGTGCCGCGCCTCTTTTCGCCCCGTGAGGCGGAGAGGTGCCGGGACTGCTCGCGCCCCGCCGTGCGCTACGCCGCCTGTTTCGCCGCCAAGGAGGCGACGGCGAAGGCCCTGGGCACCGGGATGCGGGGTTTCTCGTGGCGCGAGGTCGAGCTGCTGGCGGAGGAGGACGGGCGGCCCCGCCTGGTCCTCTCCGGGAAGGCGAAGGAGTTGGCCGCCAGCCTGGGGATAAGCGATGTGCTGGTGAGCGTCTCGCACACCCGCGACATGGTGGTGGCGGTGGCGCAGGCCGTGGGGGAGGGACCATGA
- the glmS gene encoding glutamine--fructose-6-phosphate transaminase (isomerizing) — protein MCGIIGYVGERPVKEVLFRGLRRLEYRGYDSAGIALLDGGGIALLKRRGNLDSLEPHLGRLPDGVSTGIAHTRWATHGHPTTENAHPHLDCGEEIAVVHNGIIENFQELREELSARGHRFRSQTDSEVVAHLVEEEFEGDLLEAVRKALRKLEGAYALVVMSSREPGVLVGARKDSPLVLGLGENENLLASATPALLDCTRRALALENGELARITRETWKLTDMEGRPVERQPFEVPYDVSAVEKGGYADFMLKEIYEQPQAWRDTLRGRVGRTGRLRIEELEGHGIDFGSIRRIIFVACGTSYHASLLGRYIIETWMDIPVEVDIASEFYYREPRLDPSCLVVAVSQSGETLDTMGAVRWAARCGAPSLSIVNVVGSMMARESDGVLYTHAGLEIGVAATKTFMSQMAAVYLLGLYLGQERGLLEEGFVRKVFSYLEGLTASIEEVLQDTEAVEACADKYCRCEDFLFLGRNINYPMAMEAALKLKEISYIHAEGYPAGEMKHGPIALLHPGFPVVALIPRDPIYDKVRNNIEEVRARQAPVIALATRGDAEVEGFCDEVIWVPEVRPHFNPVVLAPALQLFAYHIAKMRGCNVDQPRNLAKTVTVE, from the coding sequence ATGTGCGGCATCATCGGTTATGTCGGTGAGCGCCCCGTGAAGGAGGTCCTCTTCCGCGGGCTGCGCCGCCTGGAGTACCGCGGATACGACTCCGCGGGGATAGCGCTGCTCGACGGCGGCGGGATCGCGTTGCTCAAGCGCAGGGGGAACCTGGACAGCCTGGAACCTCACCTGGGCCGGCTTCCCGACGGCGTATCCACGGGCATCGCCCACACCCGCTGGGCCACCCACGGGCACCCCACCACCGAGAACGCCCACCCCCATCTCGACTGCGGGGAGGAGATAGCGGTGGTGCACAACGGCATCATCGAGAACTTCCAGGAGCTGCGCGAGGAACTGTCCGCGCGCGGGCACCGCTTCCGTTCCCAGACCGACTCCGAGGTGGTGGCCCACCTGGTGGAGGAGGAGTTCGAGGGGGACCTCCTGGAGGCGGTGAGAAAGGCCCTGCGGAAACTGGAGGGCGCCTACGCTCTGGTGGTGATGTCCTCCCGCGAGCCCGGGGTGCTGGTGGGGGCGCGCAAGGACAGCCCGCTGGTCCTGGGGCTGGGCGAGAACGAGAACCTCCTGGCCTCCGCCACCCCGGCGCTGCTGGACTGCACACGCCGCGCCCTAGCGCTGGAGAACGGTGAGCTGGCAAGGATTACCAGGGAAACCTGGAAGCTCACGGACATGGAGGGAAGGCCGGTGGAGCGCCAACCCTTCGAGGTCCCCTACGACGTCTCGGCGGTGGAGAAGGGCGGTTACGCCGACTTCATGCTCAAGGAGATATACGAGCAGCCCCAGGCATGGCGGGATACCCTGCGCGGGCGTGTGGGCAGGACGGGAAGGCTGCGCATCGAGGAGCTGGAAGGCCACGGCATCGACTTCGGCTCCATCCGCCGCATCATCTTCGTGGCCTGCGGCACCTCCTACCATGCCTCCCTGCTGGGCCGCTACATCATCGAGACCTGGATGGACATCCCCGTGGAGGTGGACATAGCCTCGGAGTTCTATTACCGCGAGCCGCGCCTGGACCCCTCCTGCCTGGTGGTGGCGGTGAGTCAGTCGGGGGAGACCCTGGACACCATGGGGGCGGTGCGCTGGGCGGCGCGCTGCGGGGCCCCCTCCCTCTCCATCGTGAACGTGGTGGGAAGCATGATGGCGCGGGAATCCGACGGGGTGCTCTATACCCATGCCGGCCTGGAGATCGGCGTGGCGGCCACCAAGACCTTCATGTCGCAGATGGCGGCGGTCTACCTCCTCGGCCTCTACCTGGGACAGGAGAGAGGGCTGCTGGAGGAGGGGTTCGTGCGCAAGGTGTTCTCCTACCTCGAGGGCCTCACCGCTTCCATAGAGGAGGTGCTCCAGGACACCGAGGCCGTCGAGGCCTGCGCGGACAAGTACTGCCGCTGCGAGGACTTCCTCTTCCTGGGGCGCAACATCAACTATCCCATGGCCATGGAGGCGGCCCTGAAGCTGAAGGAGATATCCTACATCCACGCCGAGGGCTACCCGGCGGGAGAGATGAAACACGGCCCCATAGCCCTCCTTCATCCCGGTTTCCCGGTGGTGGCCCTCATCCCCCGCGACCCCATCTACGACAAGGTACGCAACAACATCGAGGAGGTGCGGGCGAGGCAGGCGCCGGTGATCGCCCTGGCCACCAGGGGAGACGCGGAAGTGGAAGGCTTCTGCGACGAGGTCATCTGGGTCCCCGAGGTCAGGCCGCATTTCAACCCCGTGGTGCTGGCCCCGGCCCTGCAGCTCTTCGCCTACCATATCGCCAAGATGCGGGGCTGCAACGTTGACCAGCCCCGCAACCTGGCAAAGACGGTCACCGTGGAGTGA